The Streptomyces sp. R28 region TGGTCGCGGCCGTGTTCGCGGTGTTCCTGCTGGCGTTCGCGGGCATTCCGCTGACCTCCGGCTTCGCCGGGAAGTTCGCCGTGTTCAAGGCGGCGGCGGAGGGCGGGGCCGGCCCGCTGGTCGTGGTCGGTGTGATCTCGTCCGCCATCGCGGCGTTCTTCTACATCCGCGTCATCGTGCTGATGTTCTTCAGCGAGCCGAGCCCGGAGGGGCCGACGGTCGCCGTGCCGTCGCCGCTGACGATGACGGCGATCGGGGTGGGCGTGGCGGTCACGCTGGTGCTGGGCGTGGCGCCGCAGTACTTCCTGGATCTCGCGAGTACGGCGGGGGTGTTCGTGCGCTGACGAGGCGCTCGCTGTTGCCCATACAGCAGCGGCCCGGCTCCCTCTGGGGTGTCGGGCCGCTGTGCTGTGTGTGGGGCTACTGTTCCTTGTCGCGGCGCGTCTTGATCTGGGTCAGGTCCAGGTCGACGGGGAACGGAACGTCCACCTTCATCCGCTCGCGGAAGATTCCCACGCTGGTGTACGTACCGGTCGTGGGCTCCAGCTCGAAGGCGTGCACCGCCGCGCGGCCCTTCTCGTTCTCCACCCTCCAGTAGTGGGAGATCTTCGCGCGGGCGTACTTCAGCGGCTTGGTCTCGCGGTCCCGGGACACGGAGTCGGCCGAGACGACTTCGATGGCCAGGAGGACCGCTTCCGCCGGGAACCGCGTCTGCTCCGAGTCCTCCACGACGTCCTCGCGCACGACGATCACATCCGGCTCGGGCCGGTTCTGGCGGTCGATGTCGATCGTGAACTCGCGGATGACTTCGAACTCCGCCGGGGCCAGGGACTGGAGCTGCCATTTGAAGAAGTCAACAGCGCGTTCGTGAAAGAGGGTCTGCGGACTCACGAAGACCAGGCTCCCGTCGATCAGTTCCGTGTGCGGAGGAAGATTCGGGAGGCGGTCCAGGTCGTCGGCGGTCCAGCCGCCTTCCGGCGGGGTCGGCCAGCTGGGCGTGGACGCCTTCGGTGCGACGCTCATCAGTGCTCCTATGGGACGGAGTCTCGCCGGTGCACTCAGACTATCCGCCGGAAACGGGCAGGTCTCCCGCGAACGTGTGAACGACGGCCGTGTCCTTGACGCAGGGCGTGCGGAGCGACCTGTGGATAACTCCGGGACTGTCGGTCGTGGCCCCTATCGTGGATGCAGTGGTCGAGGGACGACGTACGGGGGACATGGCGATGGGTGCGACGGGTGGGATCAGTGAGATGCCAAGGGTGACCGAGGCGGCACAGGCGAGCGGTGGCGAGGCGCTGGCCGCGCTGCACCGGGTCTTCGGGTACGACGCCTTCCGGGGTGAGCAGGAAGCCGTCATCGAGCATGTGGTGGCGGGCGGCGATGCCGTGGTGCTCATGCCGACCGGTGGCGGCAAGTCGCTGTGCTACCAGATTCCCTCCCTGG contains the following coding sequences:
- a CDS encoding Uma2 family endonuclease is translated as MSVAPKASTPSWPTPPEGGWTADDLDRLPNLPPHTELIDGSLVFVSPQTLFHERAVDFFKWQLQSLAPAEFEVIREFTIDIDRQNRPEPDVIVVREDVVEDSEQTRFPAEAVLLAIEVVSADSVSRDRETKPLKYARAKISHYWRVENEKGRAAVHAFELEPTTGTYTSVGIFRERMKVDVPFPVDLDLTQIKTRRDKEQ